The following is a genomic window from Crossiella equi.
CAGGCGGGCGATCAGGTCGAAGTCCAGGGCCGCCGTGCGGGTCAGCATCGCGTGCGAGCTGCCCACCGCCACCGCCAGCGCGTCCACGCCGGTGGCCTCGACGAAGGAGACCGCCTCGTCCGGGTCGGTGCGCACCCCCGGGGCGTGCACGCCGTCCTTGCCGCCGACCTCGCCCAGCTCCGCCTCCACGAACACGCCGCGGGAGTGGCAGTGCTCGGCCACCGCCCTCGTGGCCGCCACGTTGTCCGCGTAGTCCATCGTGGAGGCGTCGAACATCACGCTGGTGAACCCCAGCGCCACCGCCTCGCGCACCAGGTCGGCGTCCTCGGCGTGGTCCAGGTGCACCGCCACCGGCACCGCCGCCGCCCGTGCCACCGCCAGTGTGGCCAGGCCGATCGGCGCCAGCGCGCCGTGGTACTTCACGCAGTTCTGGCTGATCTGCAGCACCACCGGCGCACCGGCCCGTTCCGCGCCTGCCACCAGCGCCTCGGCGTGCTCCAGCTGGATGACGTTGAACGCCGCCACGCCGCGGCCCGCCGCCGCGGCCGCGCTGACGATCTCTCCGGTGGGGGACAACGGCACGGGTCTGCTCCGCTCGACGAGGACGAGGTTGCTCAGGACGTGTGGTCGAGGATCACCGATCGGGTGAGGTGGCGCGGCTGGTCCGGGTCCAAGCCCTTGGCCGACGC
Proteins encoded in this region:
- a CDS encoding class II fructose-bisphosphate aldolase encodes the protein MPLSPTGEIVSAAAAAGRGVAAFNVIQLEHAEALVAGAERAGAPVVLQISQNCVKYHGALAPIGLATLAVARAAAVPVAVHLDHAEDADLVREAVALGFTSVMFDASTMDYADNVAATRAVAEHCHSRGVFVEAELGEVGGKDGVHAPGVRTDPDEAVSFVEATGVDALAVAVGSSHAMLTRTAALDFDLIARLRAEVPVPLVLHGSSGVPDADLTTAVEAGMTKINIATHLNKVFTEAVRAFLADNPSTVDTRKYFKAGRDAVAAESARLLAVLRATP